A window of the Lactuca sativa cultivar Salinas chromosome 5, Lsat_Salinas_v11, whole genome shotgun sequence genome harbors these coding sequences:
- the LOC111914873 gene encoding uncharacterized protein LOC111914873, producing the protein MNTDITASAKPEYPVIDRNPPFTKTVANFNTLDYLRLTTISGISVTVGYLSGIKPGIRGPSMVTGGLIGVMGGFMYAYQNSAGRLMGFFPNDGEVARYKK; encoded by the exons ATGAACACAGACATTACTGCATCGGCTAAGCCGGAGTACCCAGTCATAGATCGGAATCCCCCCTTCACCAAGACCGTCGCCAACTTCAACACCCTTGATTACCTTCGACTCACCACCATCTCCGGCATCTCTGTCACCGTTGGATACCTTTCTG GAATCAAGCCAGGGATCAGGGGCCCGTCGATGGTGACCGGGGGTTTAATCGGAGTTATGGGTGGGTTCATGTACGCGTACCAGAACTCCGCTGGACGTCTGATGGGCTTCTTCCCCAACGATGGCGAGGTCGCTCGTTACAAGAAGTAA